The following are from one region of the Sorghum bicolor cultivar BTx623 chromosome 2, Sorghum_bicolor_NCBIv3, whole genome shotgun sequence genome:
- the LOC8062060 gene encoding uncharacterized protein LOC8062060 — MARLAAVAVALAAIAAVAGAQETYYASVENHLPALGMKLACHAMGGFLTELSVVPRGRVPHGRAGRRVAEMLVERGKHGWVRCNWAYAGNYVAGITVLDSRWPEARRCQDPAGQGLCRVVFENDAVVLKTPDRGVRVIGDLPVKRCRRHWMLFSTGCTYPDHRYPYAGRRLGSAFEYFAV, encoded by the coding sequence ATGGCGCGCCTCgccgccgtggccgtggccTTGGCCGCCATCGCCGCGGTGGCCGGCGCCCAGGAGACGTACTACGCGTCCGTGGAGAACCACCTTCCTGCGCTGGGCATGAAGCTGGCGTGCCATGCGATGGGCGGGTTCCTGACGGAGCTCAGCGTGGTGCCGCGCGGGCGCGTGCCCCACGGCAGGGCCGGGCGGCGCGTCGCCGAGATGCTGGTGGAGCGCGGGAAGCACGGGTGGGTGCGCTGCAACTGGGCGTACGCGGGCAACTACGTCGCCGGGATCACGGTGCTGGACTCGCGGTGGCCCGAGGCACGGCGGTGCCAGGACCCCGCCGGCCAGGGCCTGTGCCGCGTCGTCTTCGAGAACGACGCCGTGGTCCTCAAGACGCCCGACCGCGGCGTGCGCGTCATCGGGGACCTCCCCGTCAAGCGCTGCCGGCGGCACTGGATGCTGTTCAGCACCGGGTGCACGTACCCCGACCACCGCTACCCCTACGCCGGCCGGCGACTCGGGAGCGCCTTCGAGTACTTCGCCGTCTGA